A single region of the candidate division WOR-3 bacterium genome encodes:
- a CDS encoding glucose-1-phosphate adenylyltransferase encodes MKKDVIAMVLAGGVGSRLNVLARQRAKPAIVFGAIYRIIDFTMSNIANSDIDVAGVLTQYKPLSLMEHIDNGRPWDLFGRTRLVEILPPKTGEEISDWYKGTADAVYQNLDFISGFNPRFVLVAAGDHIYHLDYKEVIEYHIEKGADATICLIRVPEKDARHFGLAEVDDRGRIIHWQEKPQHPQSNLASMGVYLFNSELLLSVLPKVARKGGVDFARDVFPLLLKKDKIFGFFYQGYWRDVGTIDTYWNTNMDLLKRNSGLNLAEWGVKTNPVTRGKVGDQPATYFSRSARIRSSLIARGCVIEGRVENSVISPGVRIGRGALVTDSVVFHDTMIEEGAQVFKTIVDKQVKISRRVVIGQGRNSANRRYPGHLNTGITVIGKNAVIYAGKTIGKNCIVNPGGIVDKDFISGSTI; translated from the coding sequence ATGAAAAAAGATGTTATTGCGATGGTGCTTGCCGGCGGGGTCGGTTCCCGATTGAATGTACTCGCACGCCAGCGGGCGAAACCGGCGATTGTCTTCGGAGCGATCTACAGGATTATTGATTTCACCATGAGCAATATAGCCAACAGCGACATTGATGTCGCGGGAGTGCTGACCCAGTACAAACCGCTTTCTTTGATGGAACATATCGACAACGGCAGACCATGGGACCTTTTTGGAAGAACACGCCTTGTTGAAATATTACCGCCGAAGACAGGTGAGGAGATCTCGGATTGGTATAAAGGGACCGCTGATGCGGTTTATCAAAACCTCGATTTCATCAGCGGCTTCAACCCCAGATTCGTTCTTGTCGCTGCCGGTGACCACATCTATCACCTGGATTACAAAGAGGTGATTGAATACCATATCGAGAAGGGAGCCGATGCAACGATATGTTTGATACGGGTTCCTGAAAAGGATGCCCGCCATTTTGGTCTGGCTGAGGTGGACGACAGGGGACGGATAATTCACTGGCAGGAAAAACCTCAACATCCGCAGTCAAATCTTGCTTCTATGGGAGTCTATCTCTTTAATTCAGAACTTCTTTTATCCGTGCTGCCGAAGGTCGCCCGAAAAGGCGGCGTGGATTTTGCCAGAGACGTTTTTCCTCTGCTGTTGAAGAAAGATAAAATTTTCGGATTTTTTTATCAGGGGTATTGGCGTGATGTCGGAACCATAGATACCTACTGGAATACGAATATGGATTTGTTGAAAAGAAACTCTGGTTTGAACCTTGCAGAATGGGGAGTGAAGACCAACCCCGTGACGAGGGGGAAGGTCGGTGATCAGCCAGCCACTTATTTCAGCCGGTCAGCCCGAATCAGAAGTTCTCTCATCGCACGGGGTTGTGTAATTGAAGGAAGAGTGGAGAACTCTGTGATCTCGCCGGGCGTAAGAATAGGTCGTGGTGCACTTGTTACTGATTCTGTAGTATTCCATGATACGATGATCGAGGAGGGTGCGCAGGTGTTCAAGACGATCGTTGATAAGCAGGTCAAGATCAGCAGGAGGGTGGTAATCGGTCAGGGACGGAATTCCGCGAATCGAAGATATCCCGGGCACCTGAATACCGGGATCACGGTGATCGGAAAGAATGCGGTTATCTACGCCGGAAAGACAATCGGTAAGAACTGCATAGTTAATCCCGGCGGTATTGTTGACAAAGACTTTATTTCCGGCAGCACGATCTAA
- a CDS encoding type II toxin-antitoxin system HicA family toxin has product MSIKRRDLVKYLEKNGFYLLREGKKHSIYTNDKKTIPVKRHRTLDRVTANELCKQAGLKPKF; this is encoded by the coding sequence ATGTCGATAAAACGCCGGGATTTAGTAAAATATCTTGAGAAAAATGGGTTCTATTTGCTACGTGAAGGGAAGAAGCATTCAATATATACCAATGATAAGAAAACAATTCCAGTAAAAAGACACAGAACTCTTGATAGGGTTACTGCTAACGAGTTATGTAAACAGGCTGGTCTAAAACCTAAATTTTAA
- a CDS encoding glucose-1-phosphate adenylyltransferase: protein MIWIMEKVLALVLAGGRVDELLCLTEKRAKAALPVFGIYRIIDFVLSNLMHAGIENVGILSQYRPHDLVRHIGTGEHWDFIGRTRGIRILPPYRGLHSSDWYKGTADAVYQNISYIEEFKPDHILVASADHIYRMDYRPFIDFHIEKKADATICFAKLKTKSSRFGYGVMEKGRLVKYFEKPSSPVSDYVSMTLYIFRREFLMDVLSSNARRRSHEFGRDIIPAIIPHNKIYGYVFKGYWAYARTIDSYYETNMELLKGKIDLNAWQVRTNLLERSTYKDRLPAYINGVVMNSVVSDECIIEGTVKNSILSPGVVVARNAEVVDSIIFHDTKIRSHTKLKKVICDKDSIIEEKVTIGYEGKGIPSRKFKELMHSGITVLGRNIFIPEGARIGANTVIYPGAEIRGSRIKAGSVIQ from the coding sequence ATGATTTGGATTATGGAAAAAGTTCTGGCTCTTGTGCTCGCCGGCGGCAGGGTGGATGAACTTCTCTGTCTGACGGAAAAACGGGCAAAGGCGGCGCTGCCGGTTTTTGGTATCTACCGGATCATCGATTTCGTCCTCAGTAATTTAATGCATGCCGGGATTGAAAACGTCGGCATTCTTTCCCAGTACCGTCCCCATGATCTGGTACGCCATATCGGAACCGGTGAACACTGGGATTTTATAGGCCGCACAAGGGGAATCCGTATTCTGCCGCCGTACCGTGGTCTGCACAGTTCAGATTGGTATAAAGGGACTGCCGATGCGGTTTATCAAAATATTTCGTATATCGAGGAATTCAAGCCCGACCATATTCTGGTTGCCTCGGCGGATCATATTTACAGGATGGACTACCGACCGTTTATAGATTTTCACATTGAGAAGAAGGCAGACGCCACAATCTGTTTTGCAAAGCTTAAGACGAAAAGCAGCCGCTTCGGGTACGGTGTTATGGAAAAAGGCAGGCTGGTGAAATACTTTGAAAAGCCGTCTTCTCCTGTATCAGACTATGTTTCTATGACCTTATATATATTCAGAAGAGAATTTCTGATGGATGTTTTAAGTTCAAATGCACGCCGCCGATCGCATGAATTCGGTAGAGATATTATTCCGGCGATTATCCCTCACAATAAAATCTACGGCTATGTCTTTAAGGGATACTGGGCGTACGCCCGGACAATCGATTCCTATTATGAAACCAATATGGAATTGTTGAAAGGAAAGATTGATTTGAACGCGTGGCAGGTAAGAACCAATCTTCTGGAACGTTCTACTTATAAAGACCGTTTGCCGGCGTATATAAATGGTGTGGTTATGAACTCGGTCGTCAGTGATGAGTGTATCATAGAAGGAACAGTGAAGAATTCAATTCTTTCTCCGGGGGTTGTCGTGGCACGGAACGCCGAGGTGGTCGATTCGATAATATTCCATGATACAAAGATCAGAAGTCATACAAAATTAAAAAAGGTGATCTGCGACAAAGATTCCATCATCGAAGAAAAGGTCACAATCGGTTATGAAGGTAAAGGGATTCCTTCCCGAAAATTTAAAGAACTTATGCATTCCGGGATTACTGTATTGGGCAGGAATATCTTCATTCCTGAAGGTGCCAGGATCGGAGCGAATACGGTTATCTACCCGGGAGCGGAGATCCGTGGTTCAAGAATCAAAGCGGGGAGTGTTATCCAATGA
- a CDS encoding DMT family transporter — protein MHRQTKAYIYTGATILIWATVASAFKISLRYLNHLQLLFFASLFSLIIFFIILLSSKRLFLLRNSSKKDLFHSALLGFLNPFLYYLVLFKAYSLLPAQEAQPLNQTWAIVLSIMSIILLRQRITLLNISALFISFLGVIIVSTHGDIANLRFTDTLGVVLALGSAVIWALFWIYNVKDRRDVIAKLFLNFAFGVFFIFILLLITDNLSLPGMPGWIGAAYVGAFEMGITFVLWLRALNLSKTTAQVSNMIYLVPFLSLMVIHLTIGEKILSSTFIGLVFIVAGIILQRTFSEK, from the coding sequence ATGCATCGACAGACAAAGGCATATATCTATACCGGAGCGACGATATTGATCTGGGCGACCGTGGCGTCGGCGTTTAAAATCTCATTACGGTATCTGAATCATCTCCAGCTTCTGTTCTTCGCCTCTCTGTTCTCTTTAATCATTTTCTTCATTATATTATTATCCTCTAAAAGACTCTTCCTGTTGAGGAATTCCTCAAAAAAAGACCTTTTCCACTCGGCGCTGCTCGGTTTTTTAAACCCGTTCCTTTACTATCTGGTTCTCTTTAAAGCATATTCATTACTTCCGGCGCAGGAAGCCCAGCCCCTTAACCAGACCTGGGCGATAGTTCTCTCGATTATGTCAATCATTCTGTTGAGACAACGAATCACCTTACTCAACATATCAGCGCTCTTCATAAGCTTCCTCGGCGTCATCATAGTATCCACACACGGTGATATTGCAAATCTGAGATTCACTGATACCCTGGGGGTCGTCCTCGCTCTGGGCAGTGCGGTGATCTGGGCGCTGTTCTGGATATATAATGTAAAGGACCGACGTGATGTAATCGCCAAACTGTTCCTCAATTTTGCATTCGGTGTCTTCTTCATCTTTATCCTGCTCTTGATAACCGATAATCTCTCTCTTCCCGGTATGCCGGGATGGATCGGTGCTGCATATGTCGGAGCATTCGAAATGGGCATCACTTTTGTGCTCTGGCTCAGGGCATTGAATCTGTCAAAGACAACCGCCCAGGTCAGCAATATGATCTATCTCGTACCGTTTTTATCACTTATGGTAATCCACCTTACAATCGGTGAAAAAATTCTGAGTTCCACTTTCATAGGCCTGGTATTCATTGTTGCGGGAATCATCCTGCAGCGGACATTCTCTGAAAAATGA
- a CDS encoding type II toxin-antitoxin system HicB family antitoxin has protein sequence MLSNYTAKYTKIGSGYMGQLIEWPEVVTEGRSLESCRIMLRDALQEMIKAYKQQHKEIPAGRALIEQIPVEI, from the coding sequence ATGCTAAGTAATTATACTGCTAAATATACAAAAATCGGATCAGGCTATATGGGGCAACTTATAGAATGGCCCGAGGTTGTAACGGAAGGTAGATCTTTAGAAAGTTGTAGAATAATGCTTAGAGATGCCTTGCAGGAAATGATAAAGGCATATAAACAGCAGCATAAGGAAATTCCTGCTGGCAGGGCACTTATCGAACAGATTCCTGTTGAAATTTAA
- a CDS encoding T9SS type A sorting domain-containing protein, with protein MNKLLQTAIIISLFLFLKAESIKDDPAVFNIKYNEMKTEEINIKRQNHKSRPLTPPELYLTLTPGQDTVFVSFTANQPLAAGWLDTSFCSVYQNWDYWWLNTRLGIDGLDTVYVLVSLYNYSNSNENFHRDVLDYTGNLIHQDPEWNGYQTQPIVKDGAGRNHYIGHPVLGWFDNMDAGVVDDLNYIYTSKADNTGDILFSKLDSIGGVIYDKIPVATGDSAQSWTGDSHIAINSQGEIYIAWSRDLHEIVYSKSADAGSTWSAPVPVADDFAHQVNKPEILISADDCIHFIWQHWDGTHNHLLYKKLYPDGTCSVDTTNLTPEGTVEVWAPEFAVDSDTNIHIVWSPYYQGSNSLYYTLINGKCDKNGFSAADSEITIIQESAFYSNGEQKRYPKIVIDSLDCPHVIFDQGGYGSGLTKAVYHIKKVFIPQGYVIYPDSSVHNLIIDTTGGYTSSFPTPLFGTYFVKVWAWNSAGEVGWDTASIFISGISDNTQKNFFSPSYSISPTISRGKFTFQAALSAPSRIEISIYDCIGRKRMEQYSFNCIQGVNKKTLDLSHLPPGVYFLKFNIQKGSGLKKVLLLD; from the coding sequence ATGAATAAGCTGTTGCAGACTGCAATAATAATATCTCTCTTTCTGTTCTTAAAGGCGGAGTCCATAAAAGACGACCCCGCCGTTTTTAATATCAAATATAATGAGATGAAAACAGAAGAGATAAATATAAAAAGACAGAATCATAAATCCCGTCCATTGACGCCGCCTGAACTTTACCTTACCCTCACTCCTGGTCAGGATACAGTATTCGTATCTTTTACAGCGAACCAGCCTTTAGCCGCGGGATGGCTCGATACGAGTTTCTGCTCGGTGTATCAAAACTGGGACTATTGGTGGCTCAACACCCGGCTGGGTATCGACGGGCTCGATACGGTATATGTACTTGTTTCTCTTTATAATTATTCAAACTCAAACGAAAATTTTCACCGCGATGTTCTCGATTACACCGGCAACCTTATCCACCAGGACCCTGAATGGAACGGCTACCAAACCCAGCCCATTGTAAAGGACGGTGCCGGTAGAAATCACTATATCGGACATCCGGTTCTCGGCTGGTTTGACAATATGGACGCCGGGGTGGTGGACGATCTGAATTATATCTACACATCAAAAGCCGACAACACCGGTGACATCCTATTTTCAAAACTGGATTCAATCGGCGGGGTTATTTACGACAAGATACCTGTTGCAACCGGTGATTCAGCCCAGAGCTGGACCGGTGATTCCCATATCGCAATCAATTCCCAGGGTGAAATATACATCGCCTGGTCAAGGGACCTCCATGAGATAGTCTACTCAAAATCAGCCGACGCCGGTTCAACGTGGTCAGCGCCTGTACCCGTCGCCGACGATTTTGCTCATCAGGTGAATAAACCGGAAATCCTGATCAGTGCTGATGACTGTATACACTTCATATGGCAGCACTGGGACGGAACGCACAATCATCTTCTCTATAAAAAGCTGTATCCGGACGGAACCTGTTCTGTGGATACGACCAATCTGACCCCCGAAGGAACGGTTGAGGTGTGGGCACCGGAATTCGCCGTGGATTCAGATACCAATATCCACATCGTCTGGTCACCCTATTATCAGGGAAGTAACTCCCTCTATTATACCCTCATCAACGGCAAGTGTGACAAAAACGGTTTTTCCGCAGCCGACAGTGAAATAACGATCATTCAGGAATCCGCCTTTTACAGTAACGGTGAACAGAAAAGATACCCGAAGATCGTAATCGACTCGCTTGATTGTCCCCATGTGATATTCGACCAGGGCGGGTATGGAAGCGGTTTAACAAAGGCAGTCTATCATATTAAAAAGGTCTTCATCCCGCAGGGATATGTAATATACCCTGACTCGTCGGTTCACAACCTCATCATCGATACAACCGGCGGTTATACATCATCGTTTCCCACACCGCTGTTCGGTACTTATTTTGTAAAGGTATGGGCATGGAATTCAGCGGGCGAGGTCGGCTGGGATACCGCCTCGATCTTTATTTCCGGAATCAGCGATAACACACAAAAGAATTTCTTTTCGCCTTCTTATTCAATATCGCCAACGATCTCCCGGGGAAAGTTCACATTTCAAGCCGCTCTTTCAGCGCCATCGAGAATAGAGATCTCAATATATGACTGTATCGGCCGGAAAAGAATGGAACAATATAGTTTCAATTGTATTCAGGGGGTTAACAAAAAAACACTCGATCTTTCGCATCTGCCACCAGGGGTCTATTTTTTGAAGTTCAACATCCAAAAAGGGAGCGGTTTAAAAAAGGTTCTTTTGCTCGATTGA